The window AGGAAATGTTtcctgatttgatttttatttcatacatttatagATAATTTCTGATTAAGGCTCACAACTATAGCTGGCATTCACAAAGAAGATGGAGGTAGAACCATGAAAATGTGTATATACCATCTGTAAACTTTTAATTCATGTCTCTAAATTGCTTAcctacaaaaaaaattctttcccttttaaaaacttttctttcttgttagtCACTAACCAGGCTGTATCTGGACAAGGCCGCTGTAATATGGAATGGAAATGTTGTTACAGGGCCGGAAGCCCTAACTAATTTTTTTGAGATGTTGCCTTCCAGTGAGTTCCAGGTCAACATGTTAGATTGCCAACCAGTTCATGGTAAGACCCTGGTCTTTCAAggtatttcctttgttttcctttgggaagcACCGAGCTTTTACATTAAAAGCAGCAAGCAACTTTTAGTGATAGAAATACTTACTTGAGCAAgttaaatattaggaaaaattCAGCCGTCTAGTCACAACTTTGGTCTTCCTTTAGATGCTTCTCACTCCAGAGAACCAGTGGTAGGTTTTGATGGATTGTGTGATTATGGCTTATTAAGAGTTGTATGAGAAATTGAGTCCAAATGTGATTTTTGTTAATGGAGAGGAAAGATGATCTATTTTGCCCCAAATAGATAGTTGCCTGCTGGGCCCTTAaatgtctccacaaaaaaattatacCGTATCTCTGATTAATTTGTTTCAGCATCTTACAACCTATtaaaatttcacagaaattttAGTCTGTTATGTGAAAGGATGACTTTTGGCCAGATAGAATTTAAGATAGATTGATGCAATTTATAGTATTAACCTCTAGGTGGGGCCCTAAGTGTCTTTAGTTGTGGTTTAGggtaattttgtttttccctttacaGTTCTTGAAAAGAACAGTAACTTCAGGAATAAGCTCTGTTAGAAGCCCAATGAAATATGAACTCATACAAGAAGCAAATGGTCCTGTGCTAGATATAAGCTCTTCATTTTGAAACTTTAGAGTACCCCACATACTTCTGGACTACAATAGTTTTAGTGTCTTTGAATGAGTATTTAGCTTTCTGGCTTTGGATATGCATACTTAAGATTATGCTCACGGTAAAGAAAGCTTATGAATTTTTTTAGCATTAGGTCATAAGCAATGTATATTAAGCCTGAAAATCTGCTTATTTGAAGACACAAACTGacctcttctctttttgtttgtgtgaTAGAGCAAGCTACACAGTCCCAGACTACAGTTCTTGTCGTGACCAGTGGAACTGTGAAGTTTGAGGGAAACAGAAGACACTACTTCAACCAGAGCTTCCTGCTGACTGCTCAGTCCACTCCTCAACACACCGTATGGAAGATTGCGAGTGATTGCTTCCGTTTTCAAGATTGGGCTACTAGTTAAGGAGGGAAAGTCCATTCATTCTCCTTTGGTCCATTAGTTccagaaacagaaatttatgtgAAGTTAATTCATTTCATAGAAGTTTGTAGAAGCACTATAAACCAGTATGTGCTGAGacaaaatttctttaatagttttttattCCTAGCAGCACCTTTTCTAGCAGCTGCCAGTGTGAATCGTTGCCCTTAAGAGCTTTAATGCTAGTTTTTTACATGCCTTATATACATTCCACTAATGACGTTCTTATAGTAATATCAAACACATGCTCTTGGTACTTAACATGCTCACTGTGAAGCCAGCTTATcgtaaaaataaaatccttttataaTACTATCTATGGGATATCAGCACAACATAACTCTGGGAGGAAGtggagtggtttttttttgttgttgttgttgttaagttaattttgtagttttttaaagCACATGGCCTGTTTTCAGTTAGCATTGGTAATGCAGTTTTAATTTATGGCTTTTTCAAGTCAGTTCAATGAAAACACTG of the Lemur catta isolate mLemCat1 chromosome X, mLemCat1.pri, whole genome shotgun sequence genome contains:
- the NXT2 gene encoding NTF2-related export protein 2 isoform X3, with the translated sequence MDKRRRSLTRLYLDKAAVIWNGNVVTGPEALTNFFEMLPSSEFQVNMLDCQPVHEQATQSQTTVLVVTSGTVKFEGNRRHYFNQSFLLTAQSTPQHTVWKIASDCFRFQDWATS
- the NXT2 gene encoding NTF2-related export protein 2 isoform X2, translating into MEEKGFKTSVDQACRAAEEFVNIYYEIMDKRRRSLTRLYLDKAAVIWNGNVVTGPEALTNFFEMLPSSEFQVNMLDCQPVHEQATQSQTTVLVVTSGTVKFEGNRRHYFNQSFLLTAQSTPQHTVWKIASDCFRFQDWATS
- the NXT2 gene encoding NTF2-related export protein 2 isoform X1, with the translated sequence MAASAGFKTSVDQACRAAEEFVNIYYEIMDKRRRSLTRLYLDKAAVIWNGNVVTGPEALTNFFEMLPSSEFQVNMLDCQPVHEQATQSQTTVLVVTSGTVKFEGNRRHYFNQSFLLTAQSTPQHTVWKIASDCFRFQDWATS